The Pecten maximus chromosome 11, xPecMax1.1, whole genome shotgun sequence genome has a segment encoding these proteins:
- the LOC117337816 gene encoding putative ribosome-binding factor A, mitochondrial, whose amino-acid sequence MIKNMLKLRNLSELTSMVAGTRSKTVSAVSTITRLDKMMKKMKKKDERSDKWFLTPLSSQKGPKHHTGKARYSTAGTKRKAEHISNLLFGPISQIMCRGVLDSRIKVELSQVSILADFSLIKVHWLACDKVDHILTEGILQKKAVALQDLVKELQIISNVPPVKFVKDMSLASVQEVERLLQQVDLDLLDEATDSDGETTDSEITETRLEIPEDIPVSTAFKDISKRFSSEDTSYQVNEDENTDMISSHNRIQPTDLTNRFRQDLYGIDHEAMMQKLKTLKSGLRKKTTFYEVEPEIVQTNIDRKQVREQYAKMLQIQRNQRQILRKERKNKYNVYYGRDGNDDLEDFLFR is encoded by the exons ATGATTAAGAATATGTTGAAATTACGAAATCTCAGTGAATTGACCTCCATGGTTGCTGGTACACGATCTAAAACAGTATCTGCAGTTTCCACAATTACCAGATTAGATAAGATGATGAAAAAGATGAAGAAAAAAGACGAAAG GAGCGATAAATGGTTTCTGACTCCATTA AGCTCACAAAAAGGTCCCAAACATCATACTGGAAAGGCTAGGTACAGTACAGCAGGAACCAAGAGGAAAGCTGAACACATCAGTAACCTACTGTTTGGTCCCATCAGTCAGATTATGTGTAGAGGAGTGCTGGACTCCAGGATTAAAGTGGAGTTATCACAG GTCAGTATCCTGGCAGATTTCAGCCTCATTAAAGTACATTGGTTAGCCTGCGACAAAGTGGACCACATACTGACAGAGGGAATTCTCCAGAAAAAGGCTGTGGCTTTGCA AGACCTAGTGAAAGAACTTCAAATTATATCTAATGTGCCACCAGTCAAGTTTGTGAAGGATATGTCACTAGCAAGTGTCCAGGAGGTGGAACGGCTTCTCCAACAGGTTGACCTGGATCTGCTCGACGAGGCTACGGACAGTGACGGAGAAACCACGGACAGTGAGATCACAGAAACTAGGCTGGAAATACCTGAGGATATACCTGTATCTACAGCATTTAAAGATATATCAAAACGCTTCAGTTCAGAGGACACAAGTTACCAAGTAAATGAGGATGAGAACACGGATATGATATCTAGCCACAATAGGATACAACCAACAGACCTCACCAACAGATTTAGACAAGACCTGTATGGCATTGACCATGAAGCTATGATGCAAAAACTGAAGACACTCAAGTCTGGTCTGCGAAAAAAGACAACTTTTTATGAGGTTGAACCTGAGATAGTTCAAACCAATATAGACAGGAAACAGGTCAGAGAACAATACGCTAAAATGTTACAGATTCAGAGAAATCAGAGGCAGATCCTGAGGAAggagagaaaaaataaatacaatgtgtATTATGGGAGAGATGGAAATGATGATTTAGAAGATTTTCTTTTTAGATAA
- the LOC117338009 gene encoding uncharacterized protein LOC117338009: protein MEETPKSLIEGFIQTAQTHQTEVPKRWKHALIRTPDKIPSPGVDTRSTTKRKRQDLPDKTPRAMIETYMTNAKTEHLSTVRTRRRRSFPAAPVNVTVDNFTPRTNIAMLIEQGVEETPYVRPQTRRSSRKSLPALPVSDSIQLLPMSPSIEEDRSGMNSSRRRTRRSNTGLIQTNTTESASKKRRSSTGHLTRSTLEGISDSIHLLPDLSSGDEAVDADDSRERMPIRRSPRSNLTSSSQMFGFKEVLSSYKETKEDSVDTDGNLSENVLVPSSQDETTSNSSPVRVPNTEEIQGSPNQTSIDDSRRTNKTSVDDSRRTNKTSDDSRHTNKTSVGDSRHTNKTSDDSRHTNKTSVGDSRHMNKTLVDDSRHTNERSVDDSRHTNERSVDDSRHTNQTSVDDSRHTNQTSVDDSRRSSSVYIPETQEDNMTADSRTPESSPSKPLPSSQSEDGAEADDESEENEECPDTLDKFSNVSGNAVEVVGSDRNRSKPELVTSVKPVDNNENEHSNSIFDKSTSLVDMEGQGDINVRRSTDMAAPSTGGSRLIPGMEDQGDKRVRGNTDIAIPSTGVADEDREVSNEQTSVREMVEEEEDEGDAEADFVLDEGSPHMEEEEEEPIDKDFDMESEGELEETEEMTEDITENFRLAKTPKLATPQNSKGPGLQPLTDILNRESALPLRSVNEVLRDTGDTTRPYVKKTQRKTKAKTRQTAPLPVSVIKNVFNHYCKMKVSADVLPELINVTEKFFKQVPADLEAYCHHAGRKTIDDTDVELLMKRQRLIKDNNSLDVLIEENLPLEYRLQLIPIARAGNIVHPRK from the exons ATTGAAACATATATGACAAATGCGAAGACTGAGCATCTGTCGACTGTGAGGACTAGGCGCCGACGATCCTTCCCTGCAGCCCCAGTCAATGTAACTGTTGACAACTTCACACCCAGAACCAACATTGCCATGCTTATAGAACAAG GTGTGGAGGAGACACCCTATGTCCGTCCTCAGACCCGTCGATCCAGTAGGAAGTCTTTGCCAGCCCTTCCAGTCAGTGACTCCATCCAGCTCCTTCCCATGTCTCCTAG cATAGAAGAAGATCGGAGTGGGATGAATTCATCTCGTCGTCGGACAAGGCGATCTAACACTGGTTTAATACAAACCAACACTACAG AAAGTGCCAGTAAGAAGAGGAGATCCAGTACCGGACATTTGACCAGGTCTACATTGGAGGGTATCAGTGACTCTATACATCTGCTGCCTGACTTAAG TTCTGGTGATGAAGCTGTGGATGCTGATGACAGCAGAGAGAGGATGCCCATAAGGAGAAGTCCAAGATCAAACCTCACTTCATCCTCACAGATGTTTGGATTCAAGGAGGTCCTGTCCTCTTATAAAGAAACTAAAGAGGACAGCGTTGATACAG ATGGTAACCTGAGTGAAAATGTTCTGGTACCCTCATCTCAAGACGAAACAACATCTAATTCATCCCCTGTAAGAGTTCCTAACACGGAGGAGATCCAAGGTTCTCCAAACCAAACGTCAATAGATGACAGTCGGCGCACAAACAAAACGTCAGTAGATGACAGTAGGCGCACAAACAAAACGTCAGATGACAGTCGGCACACGAACAAAACGTCAGTAGGTGACAGTAGGCACACGAACAAAACGTCAGATGACAGTCGGCACACGAACAAAACGTCAGTAGGTGACAGTAGGCACATGAACAAAACGTTAGTAGATGACAGTCGGCACACAAACGAAAGGTCAGTAGATGACAGTCGGCACACGAACGAAAGGTCAGTAGATGACAGTCGGCACACAAACCAAACGTCAGTAGATGACAGTCGGCACACAAACCAAACATCAGTAGATGACAGTAGGCGCAGTTCTTCTGTGTACATTCCTGAAACACAGGAGGACAACATGACAGCGGACAGCAGAACACCGGAGTCCTCTCCATCCAAACCCCTCCCGTCCTCCCAGTCGGAAGATGGAGCTGAGGCAGACGATGAAAGTGAGGAGAACGAGGAATGTCCAGACACACTAGACAAATTCAGTAATGTAAGTGGCAATGCTGTCGAAGTTGTTGGATCTGATCGTAATCGATCCAAACCAGAATTGGTAACCTCTGTAAAACCAGTTGATAACAATGAAAATGAGCATAGCAATTCTATATTCGACAAGTCCACCAGCTTAGTAGATATGGAGGGTCAGGGTGATATAAATGTCAGACGAAGCACAGACATGGCTGCTCCTAGTACAGGTGGCTCCAGGTTAATACCAGGTATGGAGGATCAGGGGGATAAAAGGGTCAGAGGAAACACGGACATAGCTATCCCTAGTACCGGTGTCGCTGATGAGGACAGGGAGGTCAGCAATGAACAAACGAGTGTCCGAGAGATGGTGGAGGAAGAGGAGGATGAGGGGGATGCGGAGGCAGATTTTGTACTAGATGAGGGAAGTCCACATatggaggaggaggaggaggaaccTATTGATAAAGATTTTGATATGGAGTCTGAAGGGGAACTTGAGGAAACAGAAGAG ATGACGGAGGATATAACAGAAAACTTCAGACTGGCAAAGACGCCTAAGTTAGCCACACCACAGAATAGTAAGGGTCCAGGTCTCCAGCCACTGACTGATATACTGAACAGGGAATCTGCCCTTCCCCTTCGGTCGGTTAATGAAGTACTCAGGGATACTGGAGACACCACAAGGCC GTATGTGAAAAAAACACAGAGGAAGACTAAAGCAAAAACTCGACAAACTGCCCCTCTACCAGTGTCTGTGATAAAAAATGTCTTCAACCATTACTGTAAGATGAAGGTGTCAGCGGATGTCCTCCCGGAGCTCATCAATGT GACAGAAAAGTTCTTCAAGCAGGTGCCAGCTGACCTTGAAGCTTATTGTCACCACGCTGGGAGAAAGACTATCGATGACACAGATGTGGAACTCCTAATGAAGAG ACAACGCCTGATCAAGGACAACAACTCACTGGATGTGTTGATAGAAGAAAATCTTCCTTTGGAGTACAGACTACAGTTAATACCTATAGCCCGGGCCGGGAATATTGTCCATcctagaaaataa